AAGTTTTATTGAAAGATAAAGCTAAAAACATAAAAGGAGAACTTAAATCTGAATTGCAAGAAGTAAACGGGATTCAGTTTTTAGCAAAGAAATTAGACTTAGATGCTTCAGGAATAAAAGATGTGGCTTTTGAGTTGGGAAGTCAGTTTGAAAATTTATTCTTATTATTTGGAGCAGAACAAAACGGAAAAGCATTATTGTCTTGCTATATTTCAAAGGAGCTAGTAGCAAGTAAAGGTCTTAATGCAGGATTAGTAGTTCGCGAACTTGGAAAATATATCCAAGGCGGTGGTGGCGGACAGCCATTTTTTGCAACAGCAGGCGGAAAAAATCCTGATGGAATTGATGAAGCTTTAGAAAAAGCGAAGACCTATTTGACTTAGTCTCGAAAAGGCGCTAAGAAACAAAAACGACGTTAAATAACTGTGTTATTCCTGCGGAGGCAGGAATCCAATATGAATCTTCAAACCAAAATACCATTAGAAAAGCAGTCTAATAACCTTATAGACTACAATTCTAATATGCTTTTGTTAGGGTCATGCTTTGTTGAAAATATAGGAGAGAAGTTAGATTATTTCAAGATTCAAAATACTCAAAATCCGTTTGGGGTTTTATTTCATCCTAAAGCTATAGAAACTTTAATAGAAAAAGCAATTAAAAGAGAGCGGTATTCTGAAGACGATTTGTTTTTTTATAATGAACAATGGCATTGTTTTGATGCACATTCTAAATTAAGTCATGCATCTAAAGATAATTTGTTGAATGGGTTGAATTTTATTTTAGAGGCGACAGATAAGCAAATACAGAAATCTTCACACATTGTTATTACACTGGGTACATCTTGGGTTTATCGTAATAGTGAAAATAATAGTATTGTAGCTAATTGCCATAAAGTGCCTCAAAAGCAATTTAAAAAAGAATTGTTGTCTGTTGATGAATTATCAGAATCTTTAAAAAATATATTGAGCTTAATTAGAAGTGTTAATTATAATGCTTCTGTGATTTTTACGGTTTCTCCAATTCGTCATTTAAAAGATGGATTTGTCGAGAATACTCAAAGTAAAGCACATTTAGTTACTGCAATTCATCGAGTTGTAAACAATCGATCATTTTACTTTCCATCATATGAAATTATGATGGATGAACTTCGCGATTATCGTTTTTATTCAGAAGACATGATTCATCCTAATCAAACAGCGATAAATTATATTTGGGAAAAGGTTAAAGATGTTTGGGTTTCTACCGATACTTTGCAAACGATGGAAGACGTTGATGCTATCCAAAAAGGACTTCAGCATAAGGCATTTAATCCGCAATCTGAAGCACACCAAAAGTTTCTTTTAAATATCAAAGAGAAACAAATTCAACTTCAAAAAAAACATAAACATATAATGTTTTAAGTATATATGAGATTGTTTTTGCTTTTTAAATAATCCTGAGGCGATAAGTCCGTTACTTTTTTGAAAGCAATATAGAATGGATTGTATGAGGCAAACCCTGTTTTATATGCTAAAGATTCTAAAGTATTTAATTTTAAATAATCATTTTCTATTAGATTAATACTGTCTTTAATTCTACTTTGAGTACGATATTCATGAAAAGATATTTTTGAATGGTATTTAAATAAATACACCATGTGGCTTGTTGGAACACATAATTTTAGTGCAACATCTGAAATGGAAGTTTTTGGGTTTCTAAAAATTTGATTATTGTAGCTTAACTTATCGACTTCTTGAATATAGCTTACAATATTAGAATTGATTTTTTCTTGCAATTTTAAATCTGGATTGTTGCTTTTTGTTTTATTATCATCTATAATCCAATTATCATTTATTGAAAAGCTACTTTCATTGTTTTCTTCTGATATCGAACCGAATTTTAATATCTTTTTATTGAGAATAGGAATTCCATATAATATTTCTGGAGTGAATAAAATTTTAAAATAAATAAACAGCCAAAAAAATAATATTGGTAAAGGCATCGATTTTCCAGAAATGGTGTTTCCATTAATTATTTCAGTATAAATTGCTATTAATAGCATACTAGCAGTTAGAATATTAAAAGAGAATAAGTAGATAGTCCATTTTTTTATTAAAACAAAATGGGTATTATTTACGAGCATATTTTTTTTGAACCATATATTTTTACTTAATACTTTATATGTAATAAAAATATAAAATGCTGTAAAAAGTAAAATAAAAATAGCGTTAGTTAATTTACCGTAGAAGAAAATAAAGCTGTTTGCAAAATAAGTATTTGTATTTATTAAATAGAGAAGACCAATACATATAAAATGTTTTAAATCTTTAAGGTTGAAAAATTTATTTTGAATAGCTAGATTTTTATGATAAAGATAAAAGCAGGGAATAATACTCAAATAAAATATTGAACCAAAATGTTTATCTGGTTTAAATAAATTTTGTAATCCTAATTCGTAAGAACCTTGAATTAAAAATCGATGGGAAATAATAATTATAATAAAAAGTAAAAAGACATTAGAAAAAGGATTAGACTTATATGAAGTTACCATTAAAGCGATGGTAATCGTGCCAATAATACCAGTGAATAAAAATAAAAAGGATTCTATCAATTTGTTATATGGTGATTTTTAATAATCAAAAATAATGAATTAATATGGAGTTTTTATAAAGGAATAATGAGAGGGTAATGTTTATCAGTATATTACTTTTTTGAATAGATATTTTTGTTTTCTATTTGTGGTCTAAATAGTATATTTCTAGATGTTTCTTGCCCTAAAAGAAAGTGTCATTTTTTTTACTATTCAATTTATATAGTTATTGATTTACTTAAATAGTTATTGATTTGTCTAAAACTCGTTTCTAAATAATTGATTAGCTAGAATTCATCTATTTTTTCTATATGTTTACATTGCTATTATTGTAAAAGCTATTTATAATATTTGCTATTTATATAGAGATTTCTTGCTCTATTATGCGTTAGGATTAAATTTATTGAGGGTGATTTTTTAAAGAAGTGATTCTAACGACGTTTAAAGTTAAGGTTGTCTAGGAGAAGGCAACCTTTCTTTTTTATATCTACTAAATTACAAATGGAGTAATTCGTTGTATTTATTATATTCAAGGAAAAAGAAAATGCAACAGGTTGAGGTAATAGATAAAGGACTTTTACTTACTTCAGATCATAATGTTATGATACTTGTTTTTGATGGTTCAGAAAAATTTCATAAAATATTATGGTGCATCAGGTAAATGGACACATGAAGTTGATGAAATAGGTGGGTGTTTATATTTTTTGTTAAATGACACCACTGTTTATACTTACGGTCTTAAAAAACAAATTTTTTTGTTGATATTTTGTTTGATTAAGTGTAGTACTAACACTACTGCTCTTAATCTTTTTTTAATAACGGTTTGTCGAAAAATTACTTGGTATTCAGTCTTTTAGGTTAAATTTAAAATGCTATTAATCAGTTTATATTAAAAAACATCAGCTATTCGAAATCGATAAAAAGATTTGTGGTTGGTGTTTTTTTACATCAACTTATTTTTTAACTAGAAATAGAAAATCTAATCCATAATAAGTTAGAAGCGGTGCGAAAAGTAAAAAGCAAAAAGGAATAACTTAATATAATATTAGTTTAACGTTGTCTTAATAAGAAAATCGAGTCAGTGCTATATATTTGTAGTGCTATTAAATTAGAGTTAATTACATTAGTTAGACTTCATATGTCGAAGATAAGCTAGTGTTTTTTGCTTTATAAGAAATCCTTAAAGGTAGAAGTTAAAATATAACGAAAACCCAATGCTATCTATAGGTAATTTTCAAGATTTAAAATTATAGTTTATTGTTTAAACTACTCCAGCCACCACCATTCATACTCTCAATACCATTGCTTTTTAAAATAGCTGCTGCACTGCCAGAACGCATACCACTAGCACAACAGGTAATTACAGGTTTGTTTAGTTTTTTTATTTCTTGAATTTTAGAGTTAATGTTTTGTAATGGAATATTTTTAGATCCAGAAATAGCTCCTTGACTGTATTCTGCTTTAGTGCGTACATCAATAATAATAGCGCCTCTTTTTTTGAAAATCATTAATCATATCTTTTTTGTTCCCAAATAACATATTGAATAAACCCATAGTTTTATTTTTTTAGCAAATATCCTTAACTTATAATAAAAGAATGTAACATCTGTTACTAACAAATTTTATGTATATTTCAATCAGTAAATTTATTATTAAAATGAAACATTTATACTAGATTTTTGTTGCCCAAAGGTATGATTAAGTGGGTGTTACATGTGGTCAATAAAAAATAATAATTAAAAACATATGAAAGCATACGTTACTTTAAAGATAGAAAACAAAGTTGGATATATTGAGTTTTATCATCCCAATAGAAACTCGATGCCAAGTGATGTGCTTTCTCAATTAGAACAAACAATTATTGATGCTGGTAAAAATGATGCTATTAGAGTACTTGTTTTAAAAAGCGGAGGTGATAGAACTTTTTGTGCAGGAGCTAGTTTTAATGAGGTTGTTGAGATTGAAGATGAAGATGCTGGAATACAGTTTTTTTCTGGGTTTGCAAAAGTTATTAATGCGATGCGTAAATGCCCTAAATTAATTATAGGTCGCGTACAAGGAAAAGCTGTAGGAGGAGGCGTAGGTTTGGCAGCAGCAACAGATTATTGTTTAGCAAACATATATGCTTCTATAAGATTAAGTGAATTAAGTATTGGTATTGGGCCATTTGTTATAGAGCCTGCCGTGTCAAGAAAAATTGGAAAAACAGCAATGGCAGAAATGACTATAGATGCCGAATCCTTTTTTTCTTCAGAATTTGCTAAAAATAAAGGGTTATATGCTGAGGTTTTACCAACTACAGAGGCACTTGATATGGCTGTGAAAACTTTAGTAAGTAAATTAGCTAGCTACAATCCTGAAGCTTTAAGTCATATGAAACAAGTACTTTGGGAAGGTACAAGTCATTGGGATGTGTTGCTTCTAGATCGTGCTAAAATTAGCGGAAAGTTAGTGCTAAGTGATTTTACTAAGAAAACTTTAAAGCGCTTTAGGTAGTTGCTGCCGAAACTTTTTATGTGATTTCTGATCTATACATAATTAAAAAGCAACTCTTTCAAGTTGCTTTATGTATCTTATTAATTATGTGTTTTATTGTTGCGCTCCTGGAGGGTATTTTGCCATAATTTCAGTTACAAACTCTTTTATACGTTCTTCTTTTTTCTCCATATTTCGGCTTAAATATCCAGTTCCCATTCCTTGCCATACTAATTCCTTTTTCTTGGCATCAATAAGGTCTATATATAAAACACCTTGTGTTGTTACAGAGGTACTAGGTAGGTTGTTCCAACCCCAGCCCCAACCAGGTCCGAAACCTCCCCAGCCCCATGCGCCGTAGCCCCAAGAATTGTTGTAAACATCAACACGCTGTTGAGATTTTGTAAATAAACTTATTAATAAATCAGGATTTTCAGATTTTGTAAAACCTTTTGCTAAAAGTTCACTTTCAATAGCTCTAAGTATTCTACGTTTATCTAAATCGCTAATTTCGGCTTTGTCAATGCCTGTTTTAAAGAATGCAAAGGTTTTGTATTCACTAAATTTTGCGTTTTTATCATAATCGGCAGCTACTTTAACCGAGCTGCAAGATGTTACTACAATTAGCAATGCTAAAAGTGGTAGTATTTTTAATAAATTTTTCATAAAGCATTTTTTTTATGGTTATATGGAGTTTGTAAAACTTAATAATAACAGTACTTAACCTGATAATATTCTAATAAACAACCGTAATTATATATATCAATAATCATACCAAGGCTTTAGTAAAAAAAGTTAAAAGTATGGTTGTTATTTCTTTACAGCGTTGGTTTTTTTATCATATCCAAAGGGGCAATGTCTACATCCGCTTTCACAACAATATCCGCGTTTTAAGTGGTATTGCTCGGTAAAACATCGATAGCCTTCTGGTGTTAGGTAATAATCGCCTTCTTCTACTGGGATTAATTTCTTCATAATTATAACAAAGATAATGCATTTTGGATTGATTTTTGAAAGCTATAAGGTGGGATTTTTATTTCAAAATATATAGTGTCTAAAGGTTATTCAGGACTTACTGTTTTTTCGTTTTTATTGTTAAAAACAGAGGTTTAAAATGTAATAAAGTATTGTTGAATCATGAAAAAAATCATTTAAGACAATAATTAGAGATGTTTATTTTGCCTTTTTATCTGTTTAATGTTGTTGAGTTTTTAATTAGATTATTACAATATAAAAATTGGCATAAAGCTTATAAGAAAATGTCTTTTGAACGTAAAACATACTACAATGAATCTAATTCTAGATTATTTAAAGCAACGCGTATTTTGGTGTTTTTTGAAGTATCTTCGCGATTATGACTTTTAAGCTTCAAAATAGCGTTAACCAGCAAGTGAAACTACCTGAGGAATTGGGTGTTGAATTGTTTGTAAAGCGAGAGGATACAATACATCCGTTTGTGTCTGGAAATAAATATAGAAAGCTTAAATATAATATAACAGAAGCGCAAAAATCAGGATGTAAAACCTTACTCACTTTTGGAGGTGCTTATTCAAATCATATTGCTGCAGTAGCTTCTGCAGGACAAATTTCTGGTTTTAAAACTATTGGTGTTATAAGAGGTGATGAGCTTGCTAATAAAATAGATAGTAATCCAACATTGCGTTATGCTAAGCAATGTGGTATGACATTTAAGTTTATTTCTAGAACACTTTATAGAGAAAAAACATCAGAAGAATTTTTAAATAATTTAAAAGAGGAATTTGATGATTTTTATCTCGTTCCAGAAGGTGGTACTAATCACTTAGCTGTTAAAGGATGTGAGGAAATTTTAACTTCTGAAGATGCTTCTTTTAATTATATATGCTGTGCCGTTGGAACTGGAGGTACTATTTCTGGACTCATAAATTGTTCAGATCCTAGTCAAGAAGTTTTAGGATTTCCTGCCTTAAAAGGGGACTTTTTAAAGCAAGATATTAGTAAATTTGCAATTAAGAATCATTGGAAATTAATAACAGATTATCATTTTGGTGGTTATGCTAAAATAAATGAAGATTTAGTAGCGTTCATTAATCAGTTTAAAAATGATTATAATATTCCTTTAGATCCTGTTTATACAGGGAAAATGATGTTTGGTATTTTAGATTTAATCGAGAAAAATTATTTTCCTAAAGGTTCAAGAATTTTAGTAATTCATACAGGAGGCTTACAAGGAATTGATGGAATGAATGCTGTGTTAAAAAATAAAAATTTACCAATAATAAAGTAGTTTAATGAATAGAGTTTTATTAATAATATGTTTAGGTATAGTACTTTATAGTTGTAAGGCTAAAAAAACAATAGTTTCAAAGCGGCCTACAATAACGGCTAAAGAAGTAATTAAGGATAAGGAAATTGTTACGCCAAAAGTATATGCTAATAAAACTGAAAAATATGTTGACACCTATAAAGATATTGCTAAAAACGAAATGGATCTTTATGGAATTCCAGCAAGTATAACATTGGCACAAGGTGTTTTAGAATCAGGTTCTGGTCATGGAACACTTTCAGTAAAAGCAAATAATCATTTCGGAATTAAATGTCATGATTGGACAGGAGCTAAGGTGTATCATGACGATGATAAAAAGCAGGAATGTTTCAGAAAGTATAAAGATGCTAAATATTCGTTTAGAGATCACTCTTTGTTTTTAACGCAAAGGAAGCGTTATGCTAATCTTTTTAAATTAAAAAAAGAAGATTATAAAGGTTGGGCTAAAGGATTAAAAGCCGCAGGTTATGCTACCGATAAAAAATATCCAAACAAATTAATAAGTCTTATTGAACGCTATGAGTTGTATGAATTTGACAGGGAAGTCCTTGGGGAAAGTTATACTAAATATGAAGCTCCTATCGTGGTGAATAATGAAGATAAGGACATTATAAAAAGCAATAGCTCAACTTATATTGTAGCAAAAGGGGATACCATGTATTCTATTGCTAGAAAATATAATATCACAGTTGATGAACTCAAAGCTATTAATGGATTAAGTCATACTACACTTAGCCTTGGACAGGAATTACAAGTAAAAAAGGGTTTAGTCGATATTAAAGAATCTGTAAACGAAGAAATTACAGCTAGTCATATTGTTATAAAAGGAGATACGTTGTATTCCATTTCAAAAAAGTATAATATGACTGTAAAAGAACTTCAAAATATAAATGGTTTAAGTGATTTAGTCCTTAGTATCGGGCAGGAATTACAGGTAAAACCAACATCAAAAAATTAAATAGTAATGAATTATCAAAGAAGTAGTGCTTTGTTTTTAGAAGCAGAGAAAGTTATTCCAGGAGGCGTAAATTCTCCAGTTAGAGCCTTTAAAGCTGTAGGCGGAACTCCCATTTTTGTTAAAGAAGCAAAAGGTGCTTATTTATATGATGAAGATGGTAATCGATTAGTTGATTATATTAATTCATGGGGTCCAATGATTTTAGGTCATGCGCATAAACCTGTTGTTGATGCTGTTGTAGAAAAAGCAAAAAAAGGAACATCATTTGGTATGCCAACCGAAATTGAAACTAAAATCGCTGAGTTAGCAGTTTCAATGGTTCCTAATATTGATAAAATACGATTTGTAAATTCAGGAACCGAAGCTTGTATGAGTGCGGTGCGTTTAGCACGAGGTTTTTCAGGAAAGGATAAAATTATCAAATTTGCAGGTTGCTATCATGGGCATAGCGATTCGTTTTTAATACAAGCGGGGAGTGGTGCTGTTACTTTTGGTTCGCCAAACAGCCCTGG
The nucleotide sequence above comes from Flavobacteriaceae bacterium HL-DH10. Encoded proteins:
- a CDS encoding GSCFA domain-containing protein, whose translation is MNLQTKIPLEKQSNNLIDYNSNMLLLGSCFVENIGEKLDYFKIQNTQNPFGVLFHPKAIETLIEKAIKRERYSEDDLFFYNEQWHCFDAHSKLSHASKDNLLNGLNFILEATDKQIQKSSHIVITLGTSWVYRNSENNSIVANCHKVPQKQFKKELLSVDELSESLKNILSLIRSVNYNASVIFTVSPIRHLKDGFVENTQSKAHLVTAIHRVVNNRSFYFPSYEIMMDELRDYRFYSEDMIHPNQTAINYIWEKVKDVWVSTDTLQTMEDVDAIQKGLQHKAFNPQSEAHQKFLLNIKEKQIQLQKKHKHIMF
- a CDS encoding AraC family transcriptional regulator, with the translated sequence MLVNNTHFVLIKKWTIYLFSFNILTASMLLIAIYTEIINGNTISGKSMPLPILFFWLFIYFKILFTPEILYGIPILNKKILKFGSISEENNESSFSINDNWIIDDNKTKSNNPDLKLQEKINSNIVSYIQEVDKLSYNNQIFRNPKTSISDVALKLCVPTSHMVYLFKYHSKISFHEYRTQSRIKDSINLIENDYLKLNTLESLAYKTGFASYNPFYIAFKKVTDLSPQDYLKSKNNLIYT
- a CDS encoding rhodanese-like domain-containing protein — translated: MIFKKRGAIIIDVRTKAEYSQGAISGSKNIPLQNINSKIQEIKKLNKPVITCCASGMRSGSAAAILKSNGIESMNGGGWSSLNNKL
- a CDS encoding enoyl-CoA hydratase/isomerase family protein; this encodes MKAYVTLKIENKVGYIEFYHPNRNSMPSDVLSQLEQTIIDAGKNDAIRVLVLKSGGDRTFCAGASFNEVVEIEDEDAGIQFFSGFAKVINAMRKCPKLIIGRVQGKAVGGGVGLAAATDYCLANIYASIRLSELSIGIGPFVIEPAVSRKIGKTAMAEMTIDAESFFSSEFAKNKGLYAEVLPTTEALDMAVKTLVSKLASYNPEALSHMKQVLWEGTSHWDVLLLDRAKISGKLVLSDFTKKTLKRFR
- a CDS encoding DUF4136 domain-containing protein → MKNLLKILPLLALLIVVTSCSSVKVAADYDKNAKFSEYKTFAFFKTGIDKAEISDLDKRRILRAIESELLAKGFTKSENPDLLISLFTKSQQRVDVYNNSWGYGAWGWGGFGPGWGWGWNNLPSTSVTTQGVLYIDLIDAKKKELVWQGMGTGYLSRNMEKKEERIKEFVTEIMAKYPPGAQQ
- a CDS encoding DUF5522 domain-containing protein, producing the protein MKKLIPVEEGDYYLTPEGYRCFTEQYHLKRGYCCESGCRHCPFGYDKKTNAVKK
- a CDS encoding pyridoxal-phosphate dependent enzyme, whose product is MTFKLQNSVNQQVKLPEELGVELFVKREDTIHPFVSGNKYRKLKYNITEAQKSGCKTLLTFGGAYSNHIAAVASAGQISGFKTIGVIRGDELANKIDSNPTLRYAKQCGMTFKFISRTLYREKTSEEFLNNLKEEFDDFYLVPEGGTNHLAVKGCEEILTSEDASFNYICCAVGTGGTISGLINCSDPSQEVLGFPALKGDFLKQDISKFAIKNHWKLITDYHFGGYAKINEDLVAFINQFKNDYNIPLDPVYTGKMMFGILDLIEKNYFPKGSRILVIHTGGLQGIDGMNAVLKNKNLPIIK
- a CDS encoding LysM peptidoglycan-binding domain-containing protein; amino-acid sequence: MNRVLLIICLGIVLYSCKAKKTIVSKRPTITAKEVIKDKEIVTPKVYANKTEKYVDTYKDIAKNEMDLYGIPASITLAQGVLESGSGHGTLSVKANNHFGIKCHDWTGAKVYHDDDKKQECFRKYKDAKYSFRDHSLFLTQRKRYANLFKLKKEDYKGWAKGLKAAGYATDKKYPNKLISLIERYELYEFDREVLGESYTKYEAPIVVNNEDKDIIKSNSSTYIVAKGDTMYSIARKYNITVDELKAINGLSHTTLSLGQELQVKKGLVDIKESVNEEITASHIVIKGDTLYSISKKYNMTVKELQNINGLSDLVLSIGQELQVKPTSKN